CGACAGCAGGCAATTGATGTCGAACGGCTCCTGGTGGCGCGACACCACCACGATCTCGACCCGTCCGGTGTCGATCACCACGGTCAGGCCGGTGTCGTTGCGTACCCCGCGGTACATGGGGCCGCGGTTCAGGTAGACGCCGTCGAACACCAGCTTGACCCGCCCGGTCACGGTCAGCGGCTCGCTGGCCTGCTTGATGGCGGGCATGGCGACCTTGCCGCCCAGCGGCAGGGTGACGACGCTGCCGACGCCGGCCGTGGCGGCCTCGCGCGCCGCCTGCGGATCACAGATGGCGTAGAACACCACGTTGTCCAGTTCCTGGCGCAGGACCTCGGCCAGCACCGCGGTGGTGTCCATGGTGCCGCCGGAGCCGGTGTTGTCGAAGTGGTCCAGCAGCACCACCGGGCCTTGCTCGATGGCCTTGGCGCGGGCGATGGTGGGGGCCAGCGGCTCGGGATGGAACACCCACTTGGCGCGGTCGTTCCAGGCGCGCTCCAGCAGTTCGTCGCGGTATTGCTCCGCCTGGGCCAGGTTGGCGTCCGTACAGACCACCGCGCTCAGGCCGGCCTCGCGGATGTCGGCGTGCGGGAAACCGACGAACACCGACGCCGCCAGCACGCCTTCGGCCTCCAGCTGGCGGCAGCGTTCCTGCAGCGATTTGTTGGGCTCGGCGTGGGTGCCCTGGCACATGACGTGCGGCAGCATGGGCTTGCCGGCCCAGGTCATGACCGGCTTGATCTCGCCTTGCAGCGTACGCACGATGACGTTGGCGGCGCGCACGCCGGCCTCGCGGATGTCCACGTGCGGATAGGTGTGGAAGCCGCTGATGACGGTGGCGTGGTCGACGATGTCGGCGTAGATGTTGGCGTGCATGTCGAGCGTCACGGCCACCGGCGTCTCGGGATCGATCTCGCGCAGGCGCCGCAGCAGGTCGCCCTCGGCGTCTTCCATCCCCTCGGCCACCATGGCGCCGTGCAGGTCCAGCAGGATGGCGTCGTAGCCGCCCTTGCGGACCTCGTCCAGCACCAGCTTGCACAGCAGCTCGTGGGTCTCGGCGCTGGTCGGGCCGCTGGGCCAGGACTCGGCCGCCACCGGCACCACGATCTCGGCGCCGACCCGGCGCGCCACCTCGATATAGCCGCCCAGGCCGCTGTCGGTGTTTTCGTAGGCCCGGATGGCGCGTTCGCCGGCCAGGATTTCAGGGTTGCCGCGGAAGAAACGCGCGAGCGGGGTGGGCACGGGCGAGAAGGTGTTCGTCTCGTGCTTGATCATTGCCAGAAGCCAACGCATGGAAATTCCTGTGGGTTGCCAAAGGGAAAGGGAGACTCTGCCGGCGGGCGTCAGGCGGCGCGGGGCGGCTGCGGCCAGGGATGCTGGGCCGGGCGCATGCGCTCCCAGGCGCGGGCCACGCGCAGCACGCCCAGGTCGTCGAAGCGCGCGCCGGCGATCTGCAGGCCGATCGGCAGGCCGGCCCGGGTGTAGCCGCAATTGACCGAAGCAGCCGGCTGCTCGCTCATGTTGTAGGGCAGCGTGTAGCCGATGTGGTGCATGGTCGTGGCGACCTCGTTGGTGGGCGCGGCCCACTCGGCGTTGTAGGCCACCACCGGCGCCACCGGCGACAGCACGTAGTCGAAGGGGGCGGTGGCGGCCACCGTCCTGGCGCGCACGTTGAGGGTTTCGTAGTAGCTGCGGAACACGGCTTCGCCGGTCTGGCCGCCGCCGCTTTCGGCCCAGGCGCGGATGAACGGCAGGATCTTGGCGCGGCGCGCCTCGGGCAGGGCGCCCAGGTCGATGGCCGAGCGGGTGCGCCAGAAGCGGTCGACGCCGTCCAGCATGTCGGGCGTCATCCACGGCTCGAGCGGGGTGACGATGGCGCCGGCGGCTTCGAACTGGCGGGCCGCGGCCTCGACCGCCGCGCGGATCTCGGGATCCAGCGGCAGGCCGCAACCGGCGTCCAGCTGCAGGCCGATGCGCAGGCCGCGCACGTCCCGTTCCAGGTTGAGCCAGTCGAAGTCCTGGAACGGCAGGCTCATGTGGTCGCGCGCGTCGGGTTGCGACAGCACGCCCATCATCAGCGCGGCGTCGGCGATGTCGCGCGTCATGGGGCCGGCGCAGCGGCCCATGAAGGGCGGATCGATGGGAATGCGGCCCAGGCTGGGCTTGAGCGTGGCGATGCCGCACCAGGCCGCCGGCAGGCGCACCGAGCCGCCGATATCGGTGCCGATGTGCAGCGGGCCGTAGCCCGCGGCGGCCGCCGCGCCGGCGCCGGCGCTGGAGCCGCCCGGGTTCTTGGTGAGGTCCCACGGATTGCGCGTCAGCGCATGGAAGCTCGACAGCCCCGAGGACAGCATGCCGTAGTCGGGCATGGTGGTCTTGCCCAGCACCACGGCGCCGGCCTCGCGCATGCGCGCCGCCGGCGGCGCGTCGGCTGCGGCGGGCGTCAGGTCGGTGGCGGCCGTGCCCAGCGGCACCGGCACGCCGCGGGTGGCGATGTTTTCCTTGATGGTGGCGGGCACGCCGTCCAGCGAGTAGCCGCCGCAGGCCTGCGGTTCGCCCTTCATCCAGCGCGCCTCGGAGGCGCGTGCCTGGGCCAGCGCCTGGTCGGGATCGAGCGCGTAAGTGGCGTGGATGTGCGGTTCCCAGCGCGCGATGTGATCGAGCACCGAGCGGGTCGCCTCGACCGGCGACAGGGTCTTGTTGCGATAGGCGGCCAGCAGTTCCTGGGCCGAGAGTTCATGCGGTTGCGACATGGCGGATTCCAATGGACGGTGGGTTGCCGGGGAGTTCCTAGGCGGCGGGGGACGCAAGGCCGGCCGCCACGGGCCGGAAGTTGCGGAAGTCCCAGTCGCGTCCGGGCGCCGCGTCGATCAGGGCGCGGGTGTACTCGTGGCGGGGATCGGTCAGCACGGCCTGGGCGGCGCCGGTCTCGACGACCTTGCCGCGCTGCATGACCATGATGGTGTCGCAGATCTGCGCGGCCACGCGCAGGTCATGCGTGATGAACAGCACGCCCACGCCGGTGCGTTGGCGCACCTGCTCGAGCAGTTCCAGCACCTGCGCCTGCACCGACACGTCCAGCGCCGAGACGGCCTCGTCGGCCACCAGGATCTCGGGGTCCATCACCAGCGCGCGGGCGATGCAGATGCGCTGGCGCTGGCCGCCGGAGAACTGGTGCGGATAGCGCCGCATGGCGTCGGGGCTCAGGCCGACCACCGACAGCGTCTCGCCGGCGCGCTGCTCGGCCTTGTCGCGGGGCACGCCGAAATTGAGCAGGCCCTCGATGATCGACTCGCCCACGGTGCGACGCGGGTTGAGCGAGCGGTACGGATCCTGGAACACGATCTGGATGCGGCGGCGCACCGGCCGCAGGGCCGCGCCGGACAGCGTGCTGAGGTCTTCGCCGCCCATCATCATGTGGCCGGCGGTGGGCTCGATCAGGCGCACGATGCAGCGCGCCACGGTCGACTTGCCCGACCCGGATTCGCCCACGATGCCGAGGATCTCGCCCTTGCGCAGCGTCAGGTTGACGTCGGCGGCGGCGATCACGTTCTGCGGCGCGCGGCGCGAGAACAGCGAGCTCTTGCCGCCATAGGTGCGGCCCAGGCCCTTGACGTGCAGCACCGGCTGGCCGACGGGCGCCTCGCGGTGCGAGGGCACCAGGCTCGGCACCGACGACACCAGCCGCCGCGTGTACGACTGCTTGGGTTCGGCCAGGATCTCGTGGCGCGTGCCGCTTTCGATCAGGTCGCCGCGGTTCATCACCACGATGCGGTCGGCGATCTCGGCGACCACGCCGAAGTCGTGCGTGATGAACAGCACGGCGGTCTGGTGCTTGACCTGCAGTTCCTTGATGAGCAGCAGGATCTGTTTCTGCGTGGTGACGTCCAGCGCCGTGGTCGGCTCGTCGGCGATCAGCAGCTTGGGTTCGAGGATCAGCGCCATGGCGATGACGATGCGCTGGCGCTGGCCGCCCGAGAGCTGGTGCGGATAGGCATCGTAGATGCGTTCGACGTCGGGCAGATGCACCGAGCGGAACATCTCCAGCACCTTGGCGCGGCGCTCGGCGGCCGACATGCGGCGATGCAGCCGCAGCACTTCGTCGACCTGCTTGCCGACGGTGTGCACCGGATTCAGCGCGGTCATGGGTTCCTGGAACACCATCGCCATGCGGGTGGCGCGCAGTTCGCGCAGGCGGCGCGGCGTGGCGGTGGCCACGTCCTCGCCTTCGACGCGGATCGAGCCGGCGCTGATGCGCAGCACGCCGGGCGGCAGCAGGCCCATGACGGCCAGCGAGGTGACCGACTTGCCGGAGCCGGACTCGCCGACCACGCACACGGTCTCGCCGGCGTGCACGTCCAGGCTCAGGTTGCGCACCACGCGGTTGCCGGCGCCGCCGACTTCCACCGACAGGTTGCGGATGGCCAGCACGGCGGACGAGGTGTCGCCCGCGGGGGGAGTGGGAGAGTAGGTCATCGGCATCAGATCCTGCGCACCATTTTCGGATCGAGGGCGTCGCGCAGCGCGTCGCCCAGGATGTTCACGCTGAGCACGGTCAGCGACAGGAACAGCCCCGGGAACAGGATCAGGCCGGGCAGCATGCGGAAGTACATGCGGCCCTCGGACATGATGTTGCCCCATGAGGCGATCTCGGGCGGGATGCCCGCGCCCAGGAAGCTCAGGATGGCCTCGGTCAGCATGGCCGAGGCGAACACGTAGGTGCCCTGCACCGTCAGCGGCGCGATCGTGCTGGGCACCATGTGGCGCCACAGCAGCAGCGGCAGCGGCGTGCCCAGCGCCAGCGCCGCCTCGACGTAGGGTTCGCCGCGCACGGTCAGGATCTGGCCGCGCACCAGCCGCACCACCCGCGGGATCTCGGGAATGGTGATGGCCACCAGCACCGTCATCAGGCTGGCGCCGGTCACCGACACCAGCGCGATCGCCAGCAGGATGCCGGGGATCGCCATGATGGCGTCCATGGTGCGCATGATGATGCCGTCGAGCGAGCGGAACCAGCCGGCGATGACACCCACCACCAGGCCGATGGCGACGCTGACGACCGCGGCGCCCAGGCCCGCGATCAGCGAGACGCGCGCGCCATAGGCCACGCGCGACCAGACGTCGCGGCCGAACGCGTCGGTGCCGAACAGGTAGTCGGTGAACGGCTGCTTCAGGCGCGCGCCGGGATTGATGTAGGTCGGGTCGACCGTGCCCAGCAGCGGCGCGAACAGGGCGATGGCGACGATGATGAGCAGCACCACCAGGGCCAGCATGACCGGCCAGCTCCTGAGGCCCTGGCGGATCTGGCGCCAGGCGGTGACGTGGGGCGTGCCGCCGCCGGGAAGATCGGCGGCCGCTTGCGCGGCGGCGTCGGTGGGCGTTTGCATGGCGTGGCCTCAGTATCGGATACGGGGGTCGAACACCGTGTAGGCGCAATCGACAACCAGATTGATGAACACGTAGACGAAGGCGAAGAACAACGTCAGGCCCTGGATCACGGGATAGTCGCGCGCCAGCACGGCTTCGACCACCAGCCGGCCCAGGCCGGGGATG
The window above is part of the Achromobacter deleyi genome. Proteins encoded here:
- a CDS encoding M81 family metallopeptidase; protein product: MRWLLAMIKHETNTFSPVPTPLARFFRGNPEILAGERAIRAYENTDSGLGGYIEVARRVGAEIVVPVAAESWPSGPTSAETHELLCKLVLDEVRKGGYDAILLDLHGAMVAEGMEDAEGDLLRRLREIDPETPVAVTLDMHANIYADIVDHATVISGFHTYPHVDIREAGVRAANVIVRTLQGEIKPVMTWAGKPMLPHVMCQGTHAEPNKSLQERCRQLEAEGVLAASVFVGFPHADIREAGLSAVVCTDANLAQAEQYRDELLERAWNDRAKWVFHPEPLAPTIARAKAIEQGPVVLLDHFDNTGSGGTMDTTAVLAEVLRQELDNVVFYAICDPQAAREAATAGVGSVVTLPLGGKVAMPAIKQASEPLTVTGRVKLVFDGVYLNRGPMYRGVRNDTGLTVVIDTGRVEIVVVSRHQEPFDINCLLSAGIDPLQKRYVVLKSRVHWRAGFSAMATEIIECTGVGVTTSDYAQLDFQHVRRPIYPLDPL
- a CDS encoding amidase, with amino-acid sequence MSQPHELSAQELLAAYRNKTLSPVEATRSVLDHIARWEPHIHATYALDPDQALAQARASEARWMKGEPQACGGYSLDGVPATIKENIATRGVPVPLGTAATDLTPAAADAPPAARMREAGAVVLGKTTMPDYGMLSSGLSSFHALTRNPWDLTKNPGGSSAGAGAAAAAGYGPLHIGTDIGGSVRLPAAWCGIATLKPSLGRIPIDPPFMGRCAGPMTRDIADAALMMGVLSQPDARDHMSLPFQDFDWLNLERDVRGLRIGLQLDAGCGLPLDPEIRAAVEAAARQFEAAGAIVTPLEPWMTPDMLDGVDRFWRTRSAIDLGALPEARRAKILPFIRAWAESGGGQTGEAVFRSYYETLNVRARTVAATAPFDYVLSPVAPVVAYNAEWAAPTNEVATTMHHIGYTLPYNMSEQPAASVNCGYTRAGLPIGLQIAGARFDDLGVLRVARAWERMRPAQHPWPQPPRAA
- a CDS encoding ABC transporter ATP-binding protein, producing the protein MTYSPTPPAGDTSSAVLAIRNLSVEVGGAGNRVVRNLSLDVHAGETVCVVGESGSGKSVTSLAVMGLLPPGVLRISAGSIRVEGEDVATATPRRLRELRATRMAMVFQEPMTALNPVHTVGKQVDEVLRLHRRMSAAERRAKVLEMFRSVHLPDVERIYDAYPHQLSGGQRQRIVIAMALILEPKLLIADEPTTALDVTTQKQILLLIKELQVKHQTAVLFITHDFGVVAEIADRIVVMNRGDLIESGTRHEILAEPKQSYTRRLVSSVPSLVPSHREAPVGQPVLHVKGLGRTYGGKSSLFSRRAPQNVIAAADVNLTLRKGEILGIVGESGSGKSTVARCIVRLIEPTAGHMMMGGEDLSTLSGAALRPVRRRIQIVFQDPYRSLNPRRTVGESIIEGLLNFGVPRDKAEQRAGETLSVVGLSPDAMRRYPHQFSGGQRQRICIARALVMDPEILVADEAVSALDVSVQAQVLELLEQVRQRTGVGVLFITHDLRVAAQICDTIMVMQRGKVVETGAAQAVLTDPRHEYTRALIDAAPGRDWDFRNFRPVAAGLASPAA
- a CDS encoding ABC transporter permease, which produces MQTPTDAAAQAAADLPGGGTPHVTAWRQIRQGLRSWPVMLALVVLLIIVAIALFAPLLGTVDPTYINPGARLKQPFTDYLFGTDAFGRDVWSRVAYGARVSLIAGLGAAVVSVAIGLVVGVIAGWFRSLDGIIMRTMDAIMAIPGILLAIALVSVTGASLMTVLVAITIPEIPRVVRLVRGQILTVRGEPYVEAALALGTPLPLLLWRHMVPSTIAPLTVQGTYVFASAMLTEAILSFLGAGIPPEIASWGNIMSEGRMYFRMLPGLILFPGLFLSLTVLSVNILGDALRDALDPKMVRRI